In the genome of Paenibacillus sp. FSL R5-0766, one region contains:
- the sleB gene encoding spore cortex-lytic enzyme has protein sequence MRKMNLWLFTAILLISALGIRYLLPGNTATESSAERTPQVEEKALPTFSSNTVKYGSYGQDVYELQGRLKYLGFYNGKIDSNFGSSTLKAVKWFQSEFGMKADGVVGAETKLKLYNASTKWSPTEPPLHKESSGGGGGSNNTADKEQDNMGSANALGLSENELKIMANAVYGEARGEPFEGQVAVAAVILNRVNSPSFPSTPSGVIFQPGAFTAVADGQIYLEPNAQAKKAVEQALNGWDPSGGCLYYFNPKTATSKWIWTRPQVKTIGQHIFCM, from the coding sequence ATGCGAAAAATGAACCTATGGCTTTTCACTGCTATTTTGCTGATATCCGCATTGGGAATTCGTTATTTGCTTCCTGGGAATACAGCAACTGAAAGTTCAGCCGAGCGTACACCACAGGTAGAAGAAAAGGCCTTGCCTACGTTTAGCAGCAATACAGTGAAATATGGAAGTTACGGTCAGGATGTATATGAGCTTCAGGGGCGTCTGAAGTACCTGGGATTTTACAATGGTAAAATCGACAGTAATTTTGGCAGCAGCACGCTGAAAGCCGTCAAATGGTTTCAATCCGAGTTTGGCATGAAGGCAGATGGTGTGGTTGGAGCTGAGACCAAGCTCAAGCTGTACAATGCGTCAACCAAATGGTCGCCAACAGAGCCCCCACTACACAAGGAATCCTCAGGAGGGGGTGGAGGCAGCAACAATACGGCAGATAAAGAGCAAGACAATATGGGATCTGCCAATGCCCTTGGTCTCTCAGAGAATGAACTCAAGATTATGGCTAACGCAGTATATGGTGAAGCCCGGGGTGAACCGTTTGAAGGTCAAGTCGCAGTAGCAGCAGTAATTTTGAATCGCGTAAATTCACCTAGCTTTCCAAGTACGCCTTCTGGTGTAATTTTTCAACCAGGTGCATTTACGGCTGTAGCGGACGGACAGATCTATCTGGAACCAAACGCACAAGCCAAAAAGGCAGTTGAGCAGGCCCTGAATGGTTGGGATCCGTCCGGTGGATGTCTCTATTATTTTAACCCGAAGACAGCAACATCCAAATGGATCTGGACCCGCCCACAAGTGAAAACAATCGGACAGCATATCTTTTGTATGTGA
- a CDS encoding ribonuclease J produces the protein MSKKNNNDKLMIFALGGVGEIGKNMYVIQYANDIVVVDAGLKFPEEDMLGIDIVIPDISYLTENRDKVRGIILTHGHEDHIGGLPYVLKHLNVPVYGTRLTLGLVENKLKEANLLGETKRILIDADSEIQLGSVLKASFFATNHSIPDSVGVCVETPEGAVVHTGDFKFDHTPVNGQYADLQRMAQIGTNGVLALLSDSTNAEKPGFTPSEKNVGIVLEDIFRKASQRVVVATFASNVHRIQQVINAAEVTGRKVAVIGRSMVNVVGIASELGYLEIPDGMIIEPEEVGKMAADRVVILCTGSQGEPMSALTRMARSTHRKVDILPGDTVIIAATPVPGNEKYVGRTIDELFRLGANVHYSGANSGVHVSGHGSQEELKLMLNLMKPKFFLPIHGEFRMQRRHAVLAESVGVEPENIFITDIGEVIEIQGGAARRAGKVTAGNVLIDGLGVGDVGNIVLRDRKLLSQDGILVVVVTLSKQDGKIVSGPDIISRGFVYVRESEGLLDEANRIVSSTLQKLMSENVNEWASLKTNVKDALGRFLYEQTRRRPMILPIIMEV, from the coding sequence TTGTCTAAGAAAAATAATAACGATAAACTGATGATTTTTGCTTTGGGCGGCGTAGGCGAGATTGGTAAAAATATGTACGTCATCCAATACGCCAACGACATTGTAGTCGTAGATGCTGGTCTTAAATTCCCGGAAGAAGATATGCTTGGTATTGATATTGTCATCCCTGACATTTCTTACCTGACTGAGAACCGTGACAAAGTAAGAGGAATTATCCTTACTCACGGACATGAGGATCACATTGGTGGTCTGCCATATGTTCTCAAACATCTGAATGTTCCTGTATACGGAACAAGACTTACGCTTGGACTTGTAGAAAACAAGTTGAAAGAAGCGAATCTGCTGGGTGAAACAAAACGTATTCTGATTGATGCTGATTCCGAGATCCAACTTGGATCTGTTCTGAAAGCATCGTTCTTCGCTACTAACCATAGTATTCCGGATTCTGTTGGTGTATGTGTCGAAACACCGGAAGGTGCAGTTGTTCACACAGGTGACTTCAAATTCGACCATACTCCAGTCAATGGTCAATATGCAGATCTTCAGCGTATGGCACAGATCGGAACAAATGGCGTGTTAGCGCTGTTGTCCGACAGTACAAACGCTGAGAAACCTGGATTCACACCATCGGAGAAAAATGTGGGTATCGTTTTGGAAGATATCTTCCGTAAAGCGAGTCAACGTGTTGTTGTAGCGACATTTGCTTCCAACGTACACCGTATCCAACAGGTGATCAATGCAGCAGAAGTGACTGGACGTAAAGTTGCAGTTATCGGACGCAGCATGGTGAATGTGGTTGGTATTGCTTCAGAACTGGGTTATCTTGAGATTCCGGATGGCATGATCATTGAACCTGAAGAAGTAGGCAAGATGGCCGCTGATCGTGTCGTGATTCTCTGCACAGGAAGTCAAGGAGAGCCAATGTCAGCACTGACACGTATGGCTCGTTCCACACACCGTAAAGTGGACATCCTGCCAGGTGACACCGTCATTATCGCAGCAACACCGGTTCCAGGTAATGAAAAATATGTAGGCCGTACGATTGATGAACTGTTCCGTTTGGGTGCTAACGTGCATTACAGCGGTGCTAACAGTGGCGTCCACGTATCTGGTCACGGTAGCCAGGAAGAGCTGAAACTGATGCTCAACCTGATGAAACCGAAATTCTTCTTGCCGATTCACGGTGAATTCCGTATGCAGCGTCGCCACGCGGTTCTTGCTGAATCTGTAGGGGTAGAACCTGAGAACATTTTCATCACGGATATCGGTGAAGTGATTGAAATTCAAGGTGGAGCAGCACGTAGAGCAGGTAAAGTTACTGCAGGTAATGTGTTGATCGACGGCTTGGGTGTAGGCGATGTGGGTAACATTGTACTTCGTGACCGCAAATTGTTGTCACAAGATGGTATCCTTGTTGTTGTGGTAACACTGAGCAAACAGGATGGAAAAATTGTTTCCGGTCCTGACATCATCTCTCGCGGATTTGTGTATGTACGTGAATCGGAAGGACTACTGGATGAGGCCAACCGGATCGTTAGCAGCACATTGCAGAAGTTGATGAGTGAGAACGTTAACGAGTGGGCTTCACTCAAAACAAATGTTAAAGATGCACTGGGACGCTTCCTGTATGAGCAAACTCGTCGTAGACCGATGATTTTGCCAATCATTATGGAAGTTTAA
- a CDS encoding ATP-dependent Clp protease proteolytic subunit — protein sequence MNERMNGKQASRSNQPEVEAPEIPIQEEKAISPVTETIQQFGQTQSPAGESNIFCMTIIGQVEGHLILPPQNKTTKYEHIIPQLVAAEQNQRIEGILIILNTVGGDVEAGLAIAEMIASLSKPTVTVVIGGGHSIGVPIAVASTYSLIAGSATMTIHPIRMNGLVIGVPQTFEYMEKMQERVVRFVTSHSNISEEMFKELMFKTGELNRDIGTAVGSADAVKYGLMDAVGGIGQAIAQLNQLIGDKRQTLHSGGYTQ from the coding sequence ATGAATGAACGTATGAATGGCAAGCAGGCGTCAAGATCCAATCAACCGGAAGTTGAAGCGCCGGAAATTCCGATTCAGGAGGAAAAGGCCATCTCTCCCGTGACAGAGACTATTCAGCAATTTGGGCAGACACAGTCGCCTGCAGGTGAATCGAATATTTTCTGTATGACCATTATTGGACAGGTCGAAGGGCATTTGATTTTGCCGCCACAAAATAAAACAACAAAGTATGAGCATATCATTCCACAGCTGGTGGCCGCGGAACAGAATCAGCGCATTGAAGGTATACTGATCATTTTGAACACGGTAGGTGGAGATGTAGAGGCGGGTCTGGCCATTGCAGAGATGATTGCTTCTCTAAGCAAACCTACGGTGACTGTGGTCATTGGAGGCGGGCATAGCATTGGAGTACCGATTGCTGTAGCTTCAACATATTCCCTGATTGCGGGAAGTGCAACGATGACGATCCATCCGATTCGGATGAACGGCCTTGTCATTGGTGTACCTCAAACGTTTGAGTATATGGAGAAAATGCAGGAACGGGTTGTTCGGTTCGTGACTTCTCATTCAAATATCTCTGAGGAGATGTTCAAAGAACTGATGTTTAAGACCGGTGAGTTAAATAGGGATATTGGTACAGCTGTAGGAAGCGCAGATGCAGTGAAATATGGATTGATGGATGCAGTAGGCGGGATTGGGCAGGCTATTGCTCAGTTAAATCAGCTCATAGGAGACAAGAGACAGACTCTGCATTCGGGAGGTTATACCCAATGA
- the dapG gene encoding aspartate kinase, which produces MRIMVQKFGGTSLSTVQAREHVLRHVKRELEAGLSLVIVVSAMGRRGEPYATDTLLDWAAQNGNALSAREKDLLLCCGEIISATTLSSLLEHEGIPTTVLTGAQAGFVTDDNFGNARILDVRPVRVLEQLQLGRVVVVTGFQGQTENGDFTTLGRGGSDTSATALGAALRAEMVDIYTDVNGILTADPRIVEDARPLTVVSYAEICNMAHHGAKVIHPRAVEIAMQSQIPVRVRSTFADTEGTLVTHPEGFQDVQTGIVDRYVTGIAYVSNVTQITVDVPGGGADRLQLKVFKTMAENSISVDFINVTPSGVVYTVFDSDSEKAIQVLQEIGLKPQSLSGCAKVSVIGGGINGVPGIMARIVESLTLADIQILQSADSNTTIWVLVKKEDMVQALRALHASFELHL; this is translated from the coding sequence ATGCGTATCATGGTACAGAAATTCGGAGGCACGTCTCTCTCCACTGTTCAGGCGAGAGAGCATGTGCTCCGTCATGTTAAACGTGAACTTGAAGCAGGATTGAGTCTGGTCATCGTTGTGTCTGCGATGGGCCGCCGCGGCGAGCCATATGCGACCGATACGTTGCTGGACTGGGCTGCACAGAACGGAAACGCACTATCCGCACGCGAAAAGGATTTACTGCTGTGCTGTGGTGAAATCATATCTGCGACAACGTTGAGCAGTTTACTCGAACATGAAGGCATTCCAACTACAGTGCTGACCGGTGCACAAGCAGGTTTTGTGACGGACGACAATTTCGGGAATGCCCGGATATTGGATGTCCGTCCTGTTCGTGTGTTGGAGCAGCTTCAGCTCGGCCGTGTCGTTGTTGTAACCGGATTCCAGGGGCAGACAGAGAACGGAGACTTCACGACACTGGGTCGTGGGGGAAGCGATACGTCTGCTACAGCTCTCGGTGCAGCATTACGTGCTGAAATGGTGGATATCTACACAGATGTGAACGGGATACTCACCGCTGATCCGCGAATTGTTGAGGATGCACGTCCACTGACTGTTGTGAGTTATGCAGAGATCTGTAACATGGCCCACCACGGGGCCAAGGTAATCCATCCACGTGCGGTTGAGATTGCGATGCAATCCCAGATTCCAGTGCGGGTAAGATCTACTTTTGCAGACACGGAAGGAACGCTGGTTACGCATCCGGAAGGATTCCAGGATGTGCAGACAGGCATTGTTGACCGTTATGTAACAGGCATCGCCTACGTGAGCAATGTAACGCAAATTACGGTGGATGTGCCTGGTGGTGGTGCAGATCGATTGCAACTAAAAGTGTTCAAAACCATGGCTGAGAATTCAATCAGCGTTGATTTTATTAATGTTACCCCCTCGGGAGTTGTCTATACGGTTTTTGACAGTGATTCCGAGAAAGCCATACAGGTATTGCAGGAGATAGGTCTCAAGCCACAAAGCCTGTCCGGTTGTGCCAAAGTGTCCGTCATTGGCGGAGGCATTAATGGTGTACCTGGAATCATGGCTCGAATCGTGGAGTCCTTGACACTGGCAGACATTCAGATCCTGCAATCGGCAGATTCGAATACAACGATCTGGGTGCTCGTAAAAAAAGAAGATATGGTTCAGGCCCTGAGGGCACTTCACGCCTCATTCGAACTTCATTTGTAA
- the dapA gene encoding 4-hydroxy-tetrahydrodipicolinate synthase, whose protein sequence is MDFGRLITAMVTPFNEQGEIHWEETARLIDYLIADQKSETLVVSGTTGESPTLSDTEKVQLFEFAVKHAAGRCKIIAGTGSNNTAHSIHLTQEAERAGVDGILLVVPYYNKPSQEGLFKHFEAIAGSTKLPIMLYNVPGRTVTSLSAATTLRLAQIPNIVATKECASMEQVTLIAASAPENFRVYSGDDASGLPAIAVGAHGIVSVASHVVGAEMKKMIDAFYGGAPHEAAQIHQQLFPVFKGLFECPQPLPNPVAVKYALTLRGLDVGSVRLPLIPPTEEEQVYIKGLLNL, encoded by the coding sequence TTGGACTTTGGAAGATTGATTACAGCAATGGTCACTCCGTTCAATGAACAAGGAGAGATTCATTGGGAGGAAACGGCACGTCTAATCGACTATCTGATTGCAGATCAAAAGTCGGAGACGCTTGTGGTTTCTGGAACAACAGGGGAGTCTCCAACACTTAGTGATACTGAGAAAGTTCAATTATTCGAATTTGCAGTGAAACATGCGGCCGGTCGGTGCAAAATTATAGCCGGAACGGGAAGCAATAACACGGCACATTCCATCCATTTGACACAGGAAGCTGAACGTGCCGGAGTGGATGGCATATTGTTGGTTGTTCCGTATTACAACAAACCTAGCCAAGAAGGTTTGTTCAAACATTTTGAAGCGATTGCAGGCTCCACCAAGCTGCCAATTATGCTCTACAACGTGCCTGGGCGTACTGTAACCAGCCTGTCAGCAGCGACAACACTTCGTCTTGCTCAGATACCTAATATCGTCGCTACGAAGGAATGTGCGTCTATGGAGCAGGTTACGCTGATTGCAGCAAGTGCTCCAGAGAATTTCAGAGTTTATTCCGGTGATGATGCTTCAGGCTTACCGGCGATTGCGGTTGGAGCACATGGAATTGTCAGTGTGGCCAGTCATGTCGTAGGGGCAGAAATGAAGAAAATGATTGATGCCTTCTATGGCGGAGCACCTCATGAGGCTGCTCAGATTCATCAGCAGTTGTTCCCAGTGTTCAAAGGCCTGTTTGAGTGTCCACAGCCTCTACCAAACCCGGTAGCGGTGAAATATGCGCTGACATTGCGTGGTCTAGACGTTGGTTCTGTACGATTGCCCCTTATTCCGCCAACGGAAGAGGAGCAGGTTTATATCAAAGGTTTGCTTAATTTGTAA
- a CDS encoding YlzJ-like family protein produces the protein MTLYTVMPPEQLWSGMWREGEDTKEIKMNGLLMQVRPVNDNEAVIVRLLDCPLEAYLNPDNMPGSTIPLSGNLGPA, from the coding sequence ATGACGTTATATACCGTGATGCCCCCGGAACAACTCTGGTCGGGAATGTGGAGAGAGGGAGAAGATACAAAGGAGATCAAGATGAATGGTTTATTGATGCAGGTGAGACCTGTTAATGACAATGAAGCCGTTATTGTACGTTTGCTGGATTGTCCACTTGAAGCCTATCTGAATCCTGATAATATGCCCGGTTCGACCATCCCGCTTTCGGGTAACTTGGGACCAGCATAA
- a CDS encoding pitrilysin family protein, with amino-acid sequence MNTSGFERGSKREFRIHVLPTKRFKTFAISLYAGVPLREDTVTKVALTPFVLRRGTESYPETTQFREQLEHLYGAGFGFDVYKRGDYQIVQFRMDTINDSFVGGDEQLLDRSFAFLGEVLTRPAQENGHFRTSYVQAERETVRKKLESIVNDKMRYAAERSIEEMCKNEPYRLHPLGERKDLPGIEPDTLTASYQEWLQQASMDLYVVGDTTLEEVENLVQRHFNVDRTSSSDYQTQAAVRGDKEVETVVERLNVSQGKLNMGLRTSITYGDPQYAAALMYNGILGGYPHSKLFVNVREKESLAYYASSRYDGHKGIATIQSGIEIPNYEKAVTIIKQQLEEMKSGTISDLEMSQTKAMIRNLLKEMQDSAFEMIAYDFNRQLSGKERTAEELLAQVEHISKEDVREAAEQFRLDTIYFLRDEKEE; translated from the coding sequence TTGAATACATCAGGATTCGAACGAGGTAGCAAGAGAGAGTTTCGTATACATGTGCTTCCGACTAAACGTTTCAAAACGTTTGCTATATCGCTATATGCAGGAGTTCCCTTACGGGAAGATACAGTAACCAAAGTAGCGCTGACACCTTTTGTTCTGCGACGCGGCACGGAGTCCTATCCGGAAACAACGCAATTTCGTGAGCAACTGGAGCATCTGTATGGAGCAGGTTTTGGTTTTGACGTCTATAAACGCGGGGATTACCAGATTGTACAGTTCCGAATGGATACCATTAATGATTCCTTTGTTGGAGGGGATGAGCAGCTACTGGATCGTTCATTTGCCTTCCTTGGAGAGGTTCTTACACGACCTGCACAGGAAAATGGACATTTCAGGACGTCTTATGTACAAGCAGAGCGAGAGACGGTTCGTAAAAAGCTGGAGTCCATCGTGAATGATAAAATGCGCTATGCCGCAGAACGCAGTATTGAGGAAATGTGCAAGAACGAGCCGTACCGTCTTCACCCACTGGGTGAGCGAAAGGATCTGCCCGGGATAGAGCCCGACACACTGACTGCATCTTATCAGGAGTGGCTGCAGCAGGCGAGTATGGATCTGTACGTGGTAGGGGATACGACACTGGAGGAGGTCGAGAACCTTGTTCAGCGTCATTTCAATGTAGATCGAACGTCCTCCTCTGATTACCAGACACAGGCAGCGGTTCGAGGAGATAAGGAAGTAGAGACCGTTGTTGAGCGACTGAATGTGAGTCAGGGAAAACTCAATATGGGACTCCGTACATCTATCACTTATGGAGATCCTCAGTATGCAGCAGCACTAATGTACAACGGGATCCTCGGTGGTTATCCTCATTCCAAACTGTTTGTCAATGTTCGTGAAAAAGAAAGCCTCGCGTATTACGCATCTTCGCGATATGACGGACATAAGGGCATTGCAACAATTCAATCCGGGATTGAAATCCCGAATTATGAGAAGGCCGTCACGATCATCAAGCAGCAGCTGGAAGAAATGAAAAGCGGTACAATCAGTGACCTTGAAATGTCCCAGACCAAAGCGATGATCCGTAACCTGCTTAAGGAAATGCAGGATTCTGCTTTTGAGATGATCGCTTATGACTTCAATCGACAGTTGTCTGGCAAAGAAAGAACGGCTGAAGAACTGTTGGCTCAAGTAGAACATATTAGCAAGGAAGATGTGCGTGAGGCGGCAGAACAATTCCGTCTGGATACGATTTATTTCTTGCGGGATGAGAAGGAGGAATAA
- a CDS encoding DNA translocase FtsK encodes MARRKKRKKKGAGFSGVLKYEIYGIVLITLAVIALSGEATVGRSLSKMFGLMLGKFYFAIPLVGIYYGLMVMIHRKWPSGWTTRKTGLVLLVFALTLMSTVSAMHQKLIPVGALEPGAVITQVHNDMQTELLTPAAPGERDSMLNKDISGGYLGAGQFALFLWLFGSLGARLIMIVMFIISFMLITSLSYVDLIRIFRTKIWDAGSSMYKKLESRPSARSVSASDGRKKGNARKVVPVPVEDDEDEYEDELEEQHLPKRKAPIFFQLFGKWGAKREQATSGREMDEVESAETEQIVYRAEQDHNLEVWQDPTEDVVNKSASSRVPVQAKPNSAPIIRDFFEHVRAEEASIEDDLDDAYPFPDDLADPNVVQQGEHAIKITDELVETEWSASDAGTNGLNAVDEIQSGEEVPNDAMQGTDTLTPEGQETQSVKPPPPPPKPYKLPSFRLLAKPNNGGKAGDQKDYMQTARKLEATLESFGVRAKVLEVVRGPAVTRYEIQPDIGVKVSRIVSLTDDIALALAAKDIRMEAPIPGKSAIGIEVPNGEVSVVTMREVMETATFQDAESKVTIAFGRDISGQTIIGNLARMPHLLVAGATGSGKSVCINGIITSILYKAKPDEVKFLMVDPKMVELNVYNGIPHLMAPVVTDPKRASLALKKIVVEMEKRYELFSKSGTRNVEGYNNLMKDNPAAVLPYIVVIVDELADLMMVAAGDVEDAIARLAQMARAAGIHLIIATQRPSVDVITGVIKANIPSRIAFGVSSQVDSRTILDMGGAEKLLGRGDMLFMPMGASKPVRVQGAFMSDEEVENIVNYVRGQGEAQYDESLVPEVDDSIQAADEVQDELYEQAVQIILEAKQASVSLLQRRMRVGYTRAARLIDSMEARGVIGPYEGSKPREVLVSLEQYQQNKISS; translated from the coding sequence TTGGCCAGAAGAAAAAAGAGGAAAAAAAAGGGCGCTGGTTTTAGCGGCGTTTTAAAATATGAAATTTACGGAATTGTGCTTATTACCCTTGCTGTCATAGCATTATCGGGTGAAGCCACCGTTGGACGTTCGCTTTCCAAGATGTTCGGACTGATGCTTGGTAAGTTTTATTTTGCGATTCCGCTTGTTGGTATTTATTATGGTCTCATGGTGATGATTCACCGGAAATGGCCGAGTGGCTGGACCACACGCAAAACAGGACTGGTATTGCTGGTCTTTGCCTTAACCTTGATGAGTACTGTCTCTGCAATGCACCAGAAGCTCATTCCGGTTGGTGCGCTTGAGCCTGGTGCTGTGATTACGCAGGTACATAATGATATGCAAACCGAGTTGCTAACACCTGCTGCGCCAGGGGAGAGGGACTCCATGCTTAACAAGGACATCAGCGGTGGTTATCTCGGAGCTGGGCAATTTGCTCTTTTCCTGTGGTTGTTCGGCAGCCTTGGGGCGAGACTTATCATGATTGTCATGTTTATCATCAGTTTTATGCTGATTACAAGTCTATCTTATGTGGATCTGATTCGAATATTCCGAACCAAGATCTGGGATGCCGGGAGTTCAATGTACAAGAAGCTGGAGTCGAGGCCCTCTGCACGTTCTGTTTCAGCATCTGATGGAAGGAAGAAAGGTAACGCTCGTAAAGTGGTGCCTGTGCCTGTTGAAGATGACGAAGACGAGTATGAGGATGAATTAGAGGAACAGCATCTGCCAAAACGAAAAGCGCCAATATTCTTTCAACTCTTCGGAAAATGGGGAGCTAAACGGGAACAGGCGACATCAGGACGTGAAATGGATGAGGTCGAATCGGCAGAAACAGAACAGATTGTATACCGCGCCGAACAAGATCACAATCTAGAGGTGTGGCAGGATCCAACTGAAGACGTAGTGAACAAATCAGCTTCATCACGTGTTCCTGTTCAGGCTAAACCTAACTCAGCGCCAATCATTCGAGACTTTTTCGAGCACGTTAGAGCAGAAGAGGCAAGCATTGAAGATGATCTGGACGATGCTTATCCTTTCCCGGATGATCTGGCCGATCCAAACGTAGTACAACAGGGCGAGCATGCCATTAAAATAACGGATGAACTGGTAGAGACAGAGTGGTCTGCATCCGATGCGGGTACGAACGGGTTGAATGCTGTGGATGAGATTCAGAGTGGAGAAGAAGTCCCTAATGATGCAATGCAGGGAACAGATACTCTTACTCCTGAAGGGCAGGAAACACAATCGGTGAAACCACCACCGCCACCTCCTAAGCCGTACAAGCTGCCGTCATTCCGTCTCCTTGCCAAGCCAAACAATGGGGGTAAGGCGGGTGACCAGAAGGATTATATGCAGACAGCACGCAAGCTGGAAGCTACACTGGAGAGTTTCGGTGTTCGCGCCAAGGTGCTTGAAGTGGTCCGGGGCCCTGCCGTTACAAGGTATGAAATTCAGCCTGATATTGGTGTTAAGGTCAGCAGGATTGTCAGCCTGACTGATGATATCGCGTTGGCTCTGGCGGCAAAGGATATTCGGATGGAAGCACCGATTCCCGGAAAGTCTGCTATAGGTATCGAAGTACCTAATGGCGAGGTATCGGTTGTAACGATGCGTGAGGTAATGGAGACAGCAACGTTCCAGGATGCAGAATCCAAAGTGACCATTGCATTTGGCCGAGATATCTCGGGACAGACAATCATTGGTAACTTGGCTCGTATGCCCCATTTGCTGGTCGCAGGTGCTACAGGTTCCGGTAAGTCGGTGTGTATTAACGGAATTATTACCAGCATATTGTACAAAGCCAAGCCGGATGAAGTGAAGTTCCTGATGGTTGATCCCAAGATGGTTGAGTTGAACGTATATAACGGAATTCCACATCTGATGGCACCAGTAGTAACTGATCCTAAACGAGCGTCACTTGCTCTCAAAAAGATTGTGGTTGAGATGGAGAAACGATATGAACTGTTCTCCAAATCAGGCACGCGTAACGTCGAGGGTTACAATAATCTGATGAAAGATAATCCTGCGGCTGTTCTGCCTTATATCGTTGTCATTGTGGATGAGCTTGCAGATCTGATGATGGTTGCAGCCGGAGATGTGGAGGATGCCATTGCACGACTCGCTCAGATGGCTCGTGCAGCCGGAATCCATCTGATTATTGCCACACAACGTCCTTCGGTTGATGTTATTACCGGGGTAATCAAGGCTAACATTCCATCGCGGATTGCCTTCGGCGTATCCTCCCAAGTCGATTCCCGAACAATTCTGGATATGGGTGGGGCTGAGAAGCTGTTGGGTCGTGGAGACATGTTATTCATGCCAATGGGCGCATCAAAACCGGTTCGTGTACAAGGTGCATTTATGAGCGATGAAGAAGTCGAGAATATTGTGAATTATGTACGTGGTCAAGGTGAAGCGCAGTATGATGAGTCCCTTGTACCTGAAGTGGATGATTCCATTCAGGCAGCAGATGAAGTGCAGGATGAGTTATATGAGCAAGCTGTACAGATTATTTTGGAGGCAAAACAAGCTTCAGTCTCCCTGTTGCAACGTCGTATGCGGGTTGGCTACACACGTGCAGCGCGTTTAATTGACTCCATGGAAGCCCGTGGTGTAATCGGTCCTTACGAGGGCAGCAAACCAAGGGAAGTACTGGTTTCACTTGAACAGTATCAGCAGAATAAAATAAGCTCGTAG